The stretch of DNA AGGTGCATCGAGTCCTCGATCTCTGTACTGGCAGCGCCTGCATTGCTATTGCCTGTGGCTATGTATTTCCTGATGCTCAAATTGATGCGGTCGATTTGTCGCCTGAAGCTCTGGAAGTTGCAAGAATAAATCGTCAAAAACACGAAATGGAAGAACAGCTGCAACTTATTCAGTCTGATTGCTGGGAACAAGTACCGGCTGTGCGCTATGACATTATCGTTTCGAATCCGCCTTATGTTGGATCACAGGAAATGGCCACATTGCCCGATGAATATCGCCATGAGCCGGAAATGGCGCTGGAATGCGAAGACAATGGACTGGTTATTGTTGAAAAAATTATGGCAAATGCCCATCATTACCTGACAGAGCATGGTATTCTGGTGGTTGAAGTGGGGAATAGCGAAGAGGCTATAATTGAAGCCTATCCTGATTTGGATTTCATATGGCTCGATTTTGAGCATGGGGGGCAAGGTGTTTTCCTGCTGACTGCCCAGCAATTAAAATCATATTTTGGAAAACAAGGCGAATGAGCGGCAATACCTTTGGAACGCTTTTTAAAGTGACGACTTTTGGTGAAAGCCACGGGCCGGCACTGGGCTGTATCGTGGACGGCTGTCCTCCCGGTTTAATCTTGTCGGAAACGCTGATACAGCCCTTTTTGGATAAGCGAAAACCTGGACAGTCAAAATACACCACCCAGCGTCGGGAAAGCGATACGGTGCAGATTTTGTCAGGTGTATTTGAAGGAAAAACCACCGGCACGCCCATTGCGCTGGTCATTCACAATACTGACCAACGTTCAAGAGATTATAATGAGATCAAGGACTTGTTCCGACCAGGTCATGCTGATTTCACCTATCATTATAAATATGGACACCGCGACTATCGCGGAGGCGGCCGTTCATCGGCGAGAGAAACAGTGGCGCGTGTTGCTGCAGGAGCGATCGCGAGACTCTATCTCAAACAGTTTGCCAATATTGATATCATCGGTTTTTTACAGCAGATGGGTAAAATTGAATTAGAATTTGTCGATGAAAGCGCTATCGCGCAAAATTCTTTTTTCTGCCCCAATCATCATCAGCCCGAAGAGCTGGCGAATTATATTGATGATTTACGGCGCCAGGGCGATTCGGTAGGTGCTCGAGTAACCGTTATTGGGAGAAATATTCCTGTGGGTCTTGGCGATCCTGTTTTTGATAAACTGGATGCTACCCTGGCCTTTGCAATGATGTCCATTAATGCGGTCAAGGGCGTAGAGATAGGCGCTGGTTTTCAATCAGTCACTCAGCAAGGCAGCGAACATCGTGATCAAATGTCCAAAGAGGGTTTCTTGACGAATAATGCCGGCGGCATACTGGGAGGAATTTCCACAGGGCAGGAGCTTAAAGTCAGTATGGCTTTAAAACCCACCTCCAGTATTGTCAAACCTGGACAAACCATTAATACACAGGGTGAAGAAGTGACTGTGGTGACCAAAGGCCGTCATGATCCCTGTGTAGGGATTCGTGCGGTTCCAATCGCAGAGGCGATGATGGCTTTGGTCTTAATGGACCATTTTTTGCGGCATCGTGCTCAAAACAGTCAGTAATAATCGATACAATTAACGGGGTAACTTATGAGCAGGCGATTAAATATAGCAGTTGTAGGCGCCACAGGGGCTGTCGGTGAAACTTTATTAACTGTACTGGAAGAACGTGATTTTCCAGTGGACAATCTTTATCCCTTAGCCAGCGAGCG from Legionella quinlivanii encodes:
- the prmB gene encoding 50S ribosomal protein L3 N(5)-glutamine methyltransferase, with product MSYIQSTAHFETISDFLRFGYSEANKAGLYYGHGTDNAWDEIFWLVTASLHLPISVDRQLLSARLTSAEKEMLAERLSKRIIERIPVAYLIQEALFCGLPFFVDERVLIPRSPIAELINHQFSPWIDANQVHRVLDLCTGSACIAIACGYVFPDAQIDAVDLSPEALEVARINRQKHEMEEQLQLIQSDCWEQVPAVRYDIIVSNPPYVGSQEMATLPDEYRHEPEMALECEDNGLVIVEKIMANAHHYLTEHGILVVEVGNSEEAIIEAYPDLDFIWLDFEHGGQGVFLLTAQQLKSYFGKQGE
- the aroC gene encoding chorismate synthase — its product is MSGNTFGTLFKVTTFGESHGPALGCIVDGCPPGLILSETLIQPFLDKRKPGQSKYTTQRRESDTVQILSGVFEGKTTGTPIALVIHNTDQRSRDYNEIKDLFRPGHADFTYHYKYGHRDYRGGGRSSARETVARVAAGAIARLYLKQFANIDIIGFLQQMGKIELEFVDESAIAQNSFFCPNHHQPEELANYIDDLRRQGDSVGARVTVIGRNIPVGLGDPVFDKLDATLAFAMMSINAVKGVEIGAGFQSVTQQGSEHRDQMSKEGFLTNNAGGILGGISTGQELKVSMALKPTSSIVKPGQTINTQGEEVTVVTKGRHDPCVGIRAVPIAEAMMALVLMDHFLRHRAQNSQ